The Lactuca sativa cultivar Salinas chromosome 2, Lsat_Salinas_v11, whole genome shotgun sequence genome includes a window with the following:
- the LOC111900217 gene encoding uncharacterized protein LOC111900217 codes for MGNCQAAEAATVVIMHPGNKIERIYKSVSARHVMSLNPGHYVAVVVTSQSENGLPMKQLKLLRPDDPLVIGKVYRLIRFEDVLKEFAAKKCVKLGKLLQERGVLVLEKKGLAGAPTKAPNANAKSHKVQRDKNNSNRNRNRRHHHQQHQWKPALNSISENED; via the exons ATGGGGAATTGTCAAGCGGCGGAGGCGGCGACGGTGGTTATTATGCATCCAGGAAACAAGATCGAGAGGATTTACAAGTCGGTTAGTGCTCGACACGTCATGAGTTTAAACCCTGGCCATTACGTCGCCGTTGTCGTGACGTCGCAATCCGAGAATGGATTGCCGATGAAACAGCTCAAACTTCTCCGGCCAGACGATCCGTTGGTTATTGGTAAAGTTTACCGATTAATCCGTTTCGAAG atgtGTTGAAAGAATTTGCCGCGAAGAAGTGCGTGAAACTAGGGAAGTTGTTGCAGGAAAGAGGAGTGCTCGTGTTGGAGAAGAAAGGCCTCGCCGGAGCTCCGACGAAGGCACCAAATGCAAATGCAAAG AGTCACAAGGTGCAGCGTGACAAAAATAACAGTAACAGGAACAGAAACAGaagacatcatcatcaacaacatcAATGGAAACCGGCCTTGAATAGTATTTCTGAAAATGAAGATTGA